The genomic window TGCGGCCTGGCCGTGATCTGCCGGTTCAAGGATTTTCCCATTCAGCTGCATTCCCCCACCGTGATTTTCATTCACTGGCTGACCGCGATTGTGCTGGCACCCATGGGGGTGTTTTACGGCGGGTTTGCCATTCTGGCCATTATCGGGTATGCTTTTATTACGCTGGTTCTGTTTTTCAGCGGCAATCATACCAAAAAGGTGGCTTTGTGAGCAGCACCCGGGACAATGTTCGGCGGTTTTTCGAGCAATTCAAACCCAATGCAAAAGTATTGGTGATCATCAATGCGGATCCGGATGCCATTGGTTCGGCCATGGCAGTCAAACGCCTGTTGTGGCGCAGGGTGTCTGAAGTGGCCATCGCCCATTTCAACCGCATCAGCCGGCCGGATAACCTGGCATTGATTCAGCTCACCGACGTCGGGCTCAGGAACCTGGCAGAAGTGGACAAAGCCCAGTTCGATCATTTTGTGATCGTGGATTCCCAGCCGGATCATAATGAGGCGTTTGCCGGCATCACCTATACCGCCATCATCGATCATCATCCCTTGACCCGGGCCGAAGCCGCCTATACAGATATCCGCCCCGGATACGGCACCTGCTCCACCCTGTTGACCGAATACCTGAAATCCTGGAAAATCAAGCCATCCGCCAAGCTGGCAGCGGCCCTGATGATGGGCATTAAAACCGATACGGCGGACTTTACCCGCCAGGCCACGCTCAAGGACATCCGGGCGTTTCAATACCTGTATAAATTTGCGGACAACAATATTGTCACCAAGGTGGAGCGGGCGTTTTATACGGATGAGGACCTGGATTTTTTAGGCACAGCCATCAGAAAACGGCGGGTGGTCAACAACCGGGTCTTTTTTCATGCCGGCAACATTTCCAAACCGGATGAACTGGTCATGGTGGCGGATTTTTTCCTGACCATTGCCGGGATCAACTGGTCCATTGTTTCCGGGGTGGTGGACCGAAAACTGATTGTTATTCTCAGAAACGATGGCCTGCGAAAAGGGGCAGGCAATACGGCCAAAGAAGCCTTTTCAAAATATGGTTCCGCAGGCGGTCACAAAACCATGGCCCGGGCGGAACTGTCCCTTCACCTGATCCGAAAGGATACCGGCACTGCAGCCCAAAAATTTCTGGCCGGCTGGATCATGGACCGGATTGAAAAAACCGCGGGAAAAAAAATCGAATAAGATTGTCAGTCTGAGAACCTTTTCTGCCCCAGCCCGTCCCGCGGGTATCGATACCTGATCAAAACATGCCGGATTGGGCATGTCATTGCATGAACTCCCGCAAACACCGGTTACACAATACCTTTTTAAAAAATGAAAAATACATATTTTCACCCATTGTTTTTGGGTGACGTCTATCTCATTATGAAATCATTGCACGAAATCATTGTACATGAAAGAAACCCGAAATTCTTGAAAAGGAGACAGTCACATGGCACAAAGAAAACAGGTTTACAAATGCGACGTATGCGGAAACATGATTGAAGTCCTTCACGGCGGGGAAGGCGATTTGGTATGTTGCGGGGAGGACATGAAACTTTTTGAGGAAAAATCCGCCGCAGAGGAAGGCAAGGAAAAACATGTGCCTGTTATTGAGGCAGCAGACGGCGGGGTCACCGTGAAAGTGGGGAGTAACCCCCATCCCATGGAGGAAAAACATTATATCGAATGGATCGAAATTCTTGATGGGGATGATTCCTGCCGCCATTTTCTAAAACCCGGCCAGGCCCCGGAAACTTTTTTTGCCACGAAAAACCAGAAGGTGACAGCCCG from Desulfotignum phosphitoxidans DSM 13687 includes these protein-coding regions:
- a CDS encoding DHH family phosphoesterase, with the protein product MSSTRDNVRRFFEQFKPNAKVLVIINADPDAIGSAMAVKRLLWRRVSEVAIAHFNRISRPDNLALIQLTDVGLRNLAEVDKAQFDHFVIVDSQPDHNEAFAGITYTAIIDHHPLTRAEAAYTDIRPGYGTCSTLLTEYLKSWKIKPSAKLAAALMMGIKTDTADFTRQATLKDIRAFQYLYKFADNNIVTKVERAFYTDEDLDFLGTAIRKRRVVNNRVFFHAGNISKPDELVMVADFFLTIAGINWSIVSGVVDRKLIVILRNDGLRKGAGNTAKEAFSKYGSAGGHKTMARAELSLHLIRKDTGTAAQKFLAGWIMDRIEKTAGKKIE
- a CDS encoding desulfoferrodoxin, coding for MAQRKQVYKCDVCGNMIEVLHGGEGDLVCCGEDMKLFEEKSAAEEGKEKHVPVIEAADGGVTVKVGSNPHPMEEKHYIEWIEILDGDDSCRHFLKPGQAPETFFATKNQKVTAREYCNVHGLWKS